A genomic window from Anthocerotibacter panamensis C109 includes:
- a CDS encoding SDR family NAD(P)-dependent oxidoreductase, translating into MAPRVCLITDDGCATSVAVAQALAERGWHPVMLRFPRAVVPQPTPLTSTVPTVSLADMQEEHLQQQLATITQAFGPIGALIHLHPASHLPVDQQALLSHLFLLAKHLKDPLHNAVPGGRSSFLTVTRLDGRFGLTGQGYDPLAGACFGLTKTLNQEWGAVFCRALDLSPELSSQAVVKCILGEFYDPDRLTVEIAYTPTERATLVGSPAPIPQGGAGLQPSEVFLVSGGAKGITAQCVVQMAERYRARFILLGRSPRSPEPAWSKGCLDEAALKQHIVTELRASGDHPKPMQVQEVFRRIQSERAIAQTLQAIAQAGGQAEYVCADVTDPRLQALIAPAVARLGPVTGILHGAGELADRLIEKKTLQDFTKVFGVKVRGLHNLLATISHPPLKYVVLFSSVAGFYGNVGQADYAMANEVLNKTAYRLKAQLPDCRIIAINWGPWASGMVTPELKKLFEERNIAVLPVAVGTRLLLAELVADGPCQVVLGSPLRALPHPDLPPKVRIRRVLNPIDNPFLDDHRLGEHLVLPFTCASAWVIHSCEQLCPGYTFFRYSDARLLKGIVFTKLQPQEFTLDLEAAAQEDTVVFRATLWSINEQGKTLYHYKGTVHLVRQVPEASHYPALDLAETHLQDGSDLYDRGILFHGPSLAGVQQILNLSAEKITVQCRLPALSDQMQGQFPVRTFNPYTADVSLHPVLIYTQHYLATGGLPSRIPLLEQFRPLPWDETFYVSVEVRNQTPSELVADVIAHDATGNIYIRLHEGAFTRGDYLRELFAQTAAQRQAQIAPVPAVSKGGDGWRK; encoded by the coding sequence ATGGCCCCCCGTGTTTGTCTGATCACCGATGACGGCTGCGCTACTTCCGTTGCTGTGGCTCAGGCCCTAGCCGAACGGGGCTGGCACCCGGTGATGCTGCGCTTCCCGAGGGCTGTGGTCCCCCAACCCACGCCGCTGACTTCCACGGTTCCCACAGTTTCACTGGCGGATATGCAGGAAGAGCATCTCCAGCAGCAACTGGCGACCATCACTCAGGCGTTCGGACCTATCGGAGCCTTGATTCACCTCCACCCAGCCAGCCACTTGCCCGTGGATCAGCAGGCGCTCCTCAGCCACCTCTTCTTGCTAGCCAAACACCTCAAGGACCCCCTCCACAACGCCGTGCCTGGAGGACGCAGTAGCTTTCTTACGGTGACGCGCCTCGACGGTCGCTTCGGTTTGACCGGGCAGGGCTACGATCCTTTGGCGGGAGCTTGCTTCGGCCTGACCAAGACCCTTAACCAGGAGTGGGGTGCGGTCTTCTGTCGGGCGCTGGACCTGAGCCCAGAACTCTCGTCCCAGGCTGTCGTGAAGTGTATTTTGGGCGAATTCTATGACCCAGATCGGCTGACAGTTGAGATTGCCTATACGCCCACAGAACGCGCAACCCTAGTCGGTAGCCCCGCCCCTATTCCCCAGGGAGGAGCCGGACTTCAGCCCAGCGAGGTCTTTTTGGTGAGTGGGGGGGCAAAAGGAATCACAGCTCAGTGTGTGGTGCAGATGGCTGAGCGCTACCGTGCACGCTTTATTCTGCTGGGTCGCTCGCCCCGGTCACCCGAACCTGCTTGGAGCAAAGGATGTCTGGATGAAGCGGCGCTCAAGCAGCATATTGTCACCGAACTTCGGGCCAGCGGGGACCATCCCAAACCAATGCAGGTCCAGGAGGTCTTCCGACGCATCCAGAGTGAGCGGGCCATTGCACAGACCTTGCAGGCTATCGCCCAAGCTGGAGGACAGGCGGAATATGTCTGTGCCGATGTGACCGACCCGCGACTGCAAGCGTTGATTGCCCCGGCAGTCGCCCGCCTAGGTCCGGTCACTGGAATTCTTCATGGAGCGGGGGAGCTAGCCGACCGCTTGATCGAGAAAAAAACGCTCCAAGACTTCACTAAGGTTTTTGGCGTCAAGGTGCGGGGTTTGCATAATCTGCTCGCTACTATCTCCCATCCCCCGCTCAAATACGTGGTTCTGTTTTCCTCGGTGGCGGGCTTTTATGGCAATGTCGGTCAGGCAGACTATGCCATGGCAAATGAAGTACTCAACAAAACCGCCTACAGGCTCAAAGCGCAGCTTCCCGACTGTCGAATCATCGCTATCAATTGGGGGCCATGGGCGAGCGGAATGGTGACCCCGGAACTCAAAAAACTTTTTGAAGAGCGCAATATCGCAGTCCTTCCAGTAGCGGTGGGCACGCGGCTTTTGCTAGCAGAACTGGTGGCTGATGGCCCCTGCCAAGTGGTGCTCGGCAGTCCCTTAAGGGCATTGCCCCATCCCGACCTCCCGCCCAAGGTCCGCATCCGCCGCGTCCTCAATCCGATAGATAATCCTTTTCTGGACGATCACCGCTTGGGAGAGCATCTGGTTTTGCCCTTTACCTGCGCGAGCGCATGGGTCATTCACAGTTGCGAACAGTTGTGTCCGGGCTATACGTTCTTTCGCTACAGTGACGCTCGTTTGCTCAAGGGCATAGTGTTTACCAAACTACAGCCCCAGGAATTTACCCTCGATCTGGAGGCAGCCGCCCAGGAAGATACTGTGGTTTTCCGGGCAACCCTCTGGAGTATCAACGAACAGGGCAAAACCCTTTACCACTACAAGGGCACAGTCCATTTGGTGCGTCAAGTCCCGGAGGCTTCCCACTACCCCGCGCTTGATCTAGCAGAAACCCACCTCCAGGACGGGTCGGACCTCTACGACCGGGGCATCCTATTTCATGGTCCCAGTCTGGCCGGGGTGCAGCAGATCCTCAACCTCAGCGCTGAAAAGATTACCGTCCAGTGCCGACTTCCGGCGCTCTCAGACCAGATGCAAGGCCAGTTCCCGGTGCGGACATTCAATCCCTATACTGCCGACGTTTCCTTGCACCCGGTCTTGATCTACACGCAGCATTACTTGGCGACAGGGGGGCTGCCGTCGCGGATTCCGCTGCTAGAGCAGTTCCGCCCCTTGCCCTGGGATGAGACCTTCTACGTTTCGGTAGAAGTGCGTAACCAGACCCCAAGTGAACTTGTCGCAGATGTCATCGCCCATGATGCCACCGGCAACATCTATATACGCTTACACGAAGGGGCGTTTACCAGGGGCGATTACCTGCGTGAACTCTTCGCCCAAACCGCCGCTCAACGGCAAGCCCAAATCGCTCCGGTCCCTGCTGTATCCAAAGGAGGTGACGGGTGGAGGAAATAG
- a CDS encoding type I polyketide synthase, with product MEAEALTKSDRTQPGGPIAIVGMAALFAQARTLEEYWGNILKGIDCITDVPPSRWNIDDYYDPDPKAPDKTYCHKGGFIPEVDFDPVEFGLPPNILEATDVAQLLSLVVAKEALQNAGYAQSSAQIRERTGVILGVVGGALQLLRPLMIRLQDPVWRKVLKSSGLSDADVARVIAKMKLAYVGWQESSFPGWLSNVVAGRIANRLDLGGANCTVDAACASSLSAVRQAVDELNSHRCDMMITGGVDTDNSILIYMSFSKTPAFSKKQQARPFDQDADGMIAGEGIGMLVLKRLEDAERDGDRIYATIRGVGSASDGRHKSIYAPRWEGQARALKRAYQEAGLGLTGIGLVEAHGTGTVAGDVCEFTALAHSFKAAGCPERTVALGSVKSQIGHTKAAAGAASLIKTALALYHKVLPPTINITRPNPQLGLEESAFYLNVQAKPWISPGEIRRAGVSSFGFGGTNYHVVLEEYSAEHDRAYRIHPFPRPILLHAPDPEQLLAHCRKTLEQLQTTESYRALVALGQSATVSPECARLGFVVTSLAEAQTLLQIALDTLADQLSTPAWEHPRGVYYRRTSLETGKVVALFPGQGSQYLGMGRELLNSFPNLRQDYSRLDRLFMEDGQPALSSRVFPVALYDAGREEQCRADLQRTEFAQPAIGILSLGLYKLAQQAGLQPDFVAGHSFGELTALWASGALSDQEYFQLAKARGAALAPPEGCDCGGMLAVKAQAGVVEHVVQGFPEVVLANFNAPDQTVVAGPKPQLDRLEQRLSQAGYKVARLPVAAAFHTPRVAYAAQSFARVLETVSFREFGAKVYSNVTARPYPVETQAVRRLLEQQVLQPVRFQEMIENLYAAGGRYFIECGPRKVLTSLVRSILGERPYVAVALNSSSQKASDQQLSEALVQLRVAGLALSDPDTYQAERTAAPLKKKGMSLAMNATNYVSEQTRVAFERALADVFQTTVAPNNEPSSSSSNGRSTTPNGSHSPEPPTPIHNGHHPAPDQPPHNRDTPADSSSAVPNRRPASPSEALPSSLTDHPLRPETLPVQSSTQQALHAFERSLAYFSNQQRLALQAHEQYLSQQAEYAKIFFQLLRQQRAVLPSDGSGQPVLESWEQSLTHLHRYQGDTLRMHTQFLNQQVEQAGEFFQQVQQGGWSAPSVVDAPPTKVAEAPVWSAAAPIFTDTPLLQTEVSAQSVTPCAIPPAEPVPTQPVPIQSPQPTLLATSPYAQALLEIISDKTGYPIETLDLEMDLEADLGVDSIKRVEILGALQERFPETPPVQSAELTELRTLTQIAGYMSHRGQAADAKKKRGLTP from the coding sequence ATGGAAGCTGAGGCATTGACCAAGAGTGACCGGACCCAGCCTGGTGGACCCATCGCCATTGTCGGTATGGCGGCGCTGTTTGCCCAAGCGCGGACGTTGGAGGAGTACTGGGGAAATATCCTCAAGGGGATCGACTGCATTACGGACGTACCCCCCTCACGTTGGAACATCGACGATTATTACGACCCAGACCCCAAGGCTCCCGACAAGACCTACTGCCACAAAGGCGGGTTTATTCCAGAGGTAGATTTTGACCCAGTCGAATTTGGGCTCCCCCCCAATATCCTGGAAGCGACAGACGTAGCCCAGTTATTGAGTTTGGTGGTAGCTAAAGAAGCCCTCCAGAACGCTGGATACGCCCAGTCCTCAGCACAGATTCGGGAGCGCACCGGGGTGATTTTGGGGGTAGTCGGAGGGGCTTTGCAGTTGTTGCGGCCCTTGATGATCCGTCTGCAAGACCCGGTGTGGCGTAAAGTCCTCAAGAGTAGTGGTCTAAGCGATGCTGATGTCGCGCGGGTCATTGCCAAGATGAAACTGGCCTATGTGGGCTGGCAGGAGAGTTCCTTCCCTGGCTGGCTGAGCAATGTCGTGGCGGGGCGGATTGCCAACCGTCTTGACCTAGGTGGGGCCAACTGTACGGTGGATGCAGCCTGTGCCAGTTCTCTGAGCGCCGTGCGTCAGGCTGTAGACGAGTTAAACAGCCACCGCTGCGACATGATGATCACTGGTGGGGTAGACACAGACAATTCCATCCTTATCTACATGAGCTTCAGCAAGACGCCCGCCTTTTCTAAAAAGCAGCAGGCGCGGCCCTTTGACCAGGATGCTGACGGCATGATTGCCGGAGAGGGCATTGGGATGTTGGTCCTCAAGCGGCTGGAGGATGCCGAGCGCGATGGGGATCGTATCTATGCCACTATCCGGGGGGTCGGGTCAGCTAGCGATGGTCGCCACAAGAGTATTTACGCACCCCGCTGGGAAGGGCAGGCTCGGGCATTGAAGCGGGCTTATCAAGAGGCGGGCTTGGGGTTGACAGGTATCGGTCTCGTCGAAGCCCATGGGACCGGGACTGTAGCGGGGGATGTCTGTGAGTTTACAGCCCTAGCCCACAGTTTTAAGGCGGCGGGTTGCCCGGAGCGCACGGTGGCCCTGGGTAGCGTCAAGTCGCAGATTGGACACACCAAGGCCGCTGCCGGGGCCGCCAGCCTAATCAAAACAGCACTCGCTCTCTACCATAAAGTCTTGCCCCCTACGATCAATATCACCCGCCCCAATCCACAGTTGGGTCTGGAGGAATCCGCCTTTTATCTCAATGTCCAGGCCAAGCCTTGGATCAGCCCCGGGGAGATCCGGCGGGCGGGGGTCAGTTCCTTTGGCTTTGGCGGGACCAACTACCATGTCGTCCTGGAAGAGTATAGCGCGGAGCATGACCGCGCCTACCGCATACACCCCTTTCCCCGGCCCATTCTGTTACATGCCCCAGACCCAGAGCAGTTACTGGCTCACTGCCGCAAGACCCTGGAGCAGTTGCAGACGACAGAGAGTTACCGTGCCTTGGTCGCTCTGGGGCAGAGCGCGACGGTCTCGCCTGAGTGCGCCCGCCTAGGTTTTGTGGTCACATCTCTGGCAGAAGCCCAGACGCTGTTGCAGATCGCCTTGGATACTTTGGCTGACCAGCTAAGCACCCCAGCCTGGGAACATCCACGGGGAGTCTACTACCGCCGGACGAGCTTGGAGACAGGCAAGGTAGTCGCCCTTTTTCCGGGGCAGGGGTCTCAGTACCTCGGGATGGGCCGGGAATTGCTCAACAGCTTCCCGAATCTGCGCCAGGATTATAGTCGCCTAGACCGTTTGTTTATGGAGGATGGACAGCCTGCGCTCTCCAGCCGGGTTTTCCCGGTCGCGCTCTATGATGCAGGCCGCGAGGAACAGTGCAGGGCAGATTTACAGCGTACCGAATTCGCCCAACCGGCCATCGGGATCCTCAGCCTGGGACTCTACAAACTGGCGCAACAAGCAGGACTCCAGCCGGACTTTGTAGCAGGGCACAGCTTTGGTGAACTGACAGCCCTCTGGGCGAGTGGGGCACTCAGCGACCAGGAATACTTCCAACTGGCTAAGGCTCGCGGTGCAGCGCTCGCTCCGCCCGAAGGCTGCGACTGTGGAGGGATGCTAGCTGTCAAGGCGCAGGCTGGGGTGGTGGAGCACGTAGTCCAGGGTTTCCCGGAAGTGGTCCTCGCCAATTTTAATGCCCCCGACCAGACGGTGGTAGCCGGACCCAAGCCCCAGCTCGACCGCCTTGAGCAACGGCTGAGCCAAGCGGGCTACAAAGTGGCTCGCTTGCCCGTTGCTGCCGCTTTTCACACACCTCGGGTCGCCTATGCCGCCCAAAGTTTCGCGCGGGTGCTCGAAACAGTTTCTTTTCGGGAGTTTGGGGCCAAAGTCTACTCCAATGTGACGGCCCGACCTTATCCAGTGGAGACGCAGGCAGTGCGCAGGCTCTTGGAGCAGCAGGTGCTCCAGCCCGTCCGGTTCCAGGAGATGATCGAGAATCTTTATGCTGCGGGCGGGCGCTATTTTATCGAGTGCGGGCCGCGCAAGGTCTTGACTAGTCTGGTCCGCAGCATCCTGGGCGAACGCCCCTACGTGGCGGTGGCACTCAATAGCAGCAGCCAGAAGGCCAGTGACCAACAGTTGAGTGAAGCCCTAGTTCAGTTGCGGGTGGCGGGGCTCGCCCTGAGTGACCCAGACACCTATCAGGCTGAACGGACCGCCGCGCCGCTCAAGAAGAAGGGGATGAGCCTTGCGATGAATGCCACCAACTATGTCAGTGAGCAGACTAGGGTTGCTTTTGAACGTGCTCTAGCAGACGTATTTCAGACCACTGTGGCTCCTAACAACGAACCTTCTTCCTCAAGTTCTAATGGGCGTAGCACTACGCCCAACGGTTCTCACAGCCCTGAACCCCCCACGCCCATCCACAACGGTCACCACCCAGCCCCTGACCAGCCTCCCCACAATCGGGATACTCCCGCAGACTCGAGTTCCGCAGTCCCCAATCGTCGGCCTGCCAGTCCTTCAGAGGCCCTGCCTAGTTCCCTGACTGATCACCCACTCAGACCGGAGACACTACCCGTGCAATCCTCGACGCAGCAGGCCCTGCACGCCTTTGAGCGCAGCTTGGCCTATTTCAGTAATCAGCAGCGTCTGGCCCTCCAGGCGCATGAGCAATACCTGAGTCAACAGGCCGAGTATGCGAAGATCTTCTTCCAATTACTACGTCAGCAACGCGCCGTTTTACCATCAGATGGGTCGGGCCAGCCAGTGCTAGAAAGCTGGGAGCAAAGCTTAACCCATCTACACCGCTACCAGGGCGATACCCTGCGCATGCATACGCAATTCCTCAACCAGCAGGTGGAACAGGCAGGGGAGTTTTTTCAGCAGGTACAGCAGGGAGGCTGGTCAGCCCCCAGCGTTGTAGATGCACCTCCCACCAAGGTTGCTGAAGCCCCAGTCTGGTCTGCTGCTGCCCCTATCTTCACCGATACTCCACTGCTCCAGACAGAAGTAAGCGCACAATCGGTGACTCCGTGCGCCATCCCCCCTGCTGAGCCAGTCCCCACCCAGCCAGTCCCTATCCAATCCCCTCAGCCAACACTGCTAGCCACTAGCCCCTATGCTCAGGCCCTCCTGGAGATCATCAGCGACAAAACAGGCTATCCCATCGAAACACTCGACCTAGAGATGGACCTGGAAGCGGATTTGGGGGTTGACTCTATCAAGCGGGTGGAAATCCTCGGAGCACTCCAGGAACGCTTCCCCGAAACCCCGCCAGTTCAGTCAGCCGAACTGACCGAACTGCGGACGCTTACCCAGATCGCCGGATATATGAGCCATCGGGGGCAGGCCGCCGATGCAAAAAAAAAACGGGGGTTGACGCCCTAG
- a CDS encoding type I polyketide synthase, with translation MGSYHTSNGQGEMERDPSQQDKSIAVVGLGCRFPAARGPKHFWHLLQTGGDAIREMPALRWDNRTFAQTTTTAQQQARWGGFLEGIEAFDAQFFGISPREARCIDPQQRLLLEVAWEALEHAGIAPATLAGSLTGVFVGISTTDYYQLLLRSGDPLAHYCATGNAHCIAANRLSYLLDLRGPSVAVDTACSSSLVALHMACKSLRSQECDLALAGGVNVILSPELTVTFAEAGMIATDGRCKTFDARADGYVRSEGCGVVVLKRLADALVDGDTILAVVRGSAINQDGRSNGLTAPNGLAQEAVLRQALAAAGVAPQAISYIEAHGTGTPLGDPIELEALKAVLTVNRPLTNPCLVASVKTNLGHLEAAAGIAGLIKSVLALWHREIPPHLHLSTLNPHVNLEGIPLTIPTQSQPWPEWAERRLAGVSSFGFGGTNAHVVLEEAPLRPSAVNLVERPSHVLTLSAKSEIALNRLIQSYTIYLDSAAGVSLADLCYTANTGRSLFAHRLAVRATSQEQLHTNLVALQSGTEVDGGVRCSSLGRRRPPKVAFLFTGQGSQYPQMGRALYETQPIFRQTLDQCAKLLEPYLEHPLLSVLFDQDGSGLVHQTRYTQPALFAIEYALAQLWITWGINPSLVTGHSIGEYVAACIAGAMDLEDGLKLAALRGRLLQTLPAGGGMAVIFAEADRIAPYLVPYQDYLTIAAFNSPNHTVLAGTQKALDALLAQVQAEGLQTRVLRVSHAFHSPLVEPVLDEFTAIAQAITFAPLRLPLVSNCTGALVAPGTVLDSAYWRKHLREPVRFSAGVEALVAEGVDLCLEVGPHPQLIGMGAAVVPDWAGTWLFSLHRERDSWVCLLESLQQLYRLGAPVDWSGFEKGYDRRRHPLPTYPFEPTAHWLTVSAGLQAAQPPIPVAPIPVAPATDPSPWVYDLIARICRVSRATVQPGQRLHEDLGFDSLMYMEVKTALTTAYPAARNPPLSLFFQGATVQQLVDWLVEHAGVAGPVQAEPFDLTIAQECLHLWAGQFEPGQIGRIERRWVHKDFDENVLLTRLERLRKDVFAGEVVQDPAHSFFYEHPKDHVPGLYLIEAARQFATVLCHRYYDTPLGRAFILDELQTRFYRFAEVRQPLFIVGCVHDKVYVGAELVQMYKEGWFIQQGQVVAEVKGLFKIFDPQHYDRLRGPHPIAQSIH, from the coding sequence ATGGGGAGCTACCACACAAGCAACGGTCAGGGAGAAATGGAACGAGACCCATCGCAGCAGGACAAGTCGATAGCGGTGGTTGGTCTGGGATGCCGCTTTCCGGCGGCCCGTGGCCCCAAGCACTTCTGGCACTTACTCCAGACGGGTGGGGATGCCATTCGGGAAATGCCCGCGCTGCGTTGGGACAACCGCACCTTTGCTCAAACTACGACCACAGCGCAGCAGCAGGCCCGCTGGGGTGGCTTCCTAGAAGGGATCGAGGCTTTCGATGCCCAGTTTTTTGGAATTTCGCCGCGGGAAGCTCGCTGTATCGATCCCCAGCAACGGCTACTCCTAGAGGTGGCCTGGGAAGCGTTAGAGCACGCAGGGATCGCCCCTGCCACTCTGGCAGGCAGTCTCACGGGGGTCTTCGTTGGCATCTCGACGACCGACTACTACCAACTTCTCCTGCGTAGCGGTGATCCCCTGGCTCACTACTGCGCTACGGGCAACGCGCACTGTATCGCCGCCAACCGCCTGTCCTATCTGCTCGACCTGCGCGGCCCCAGCGTAGCTGTGGACACTGCCTGCTCCTCGTCCCTCGTTGCCCTTCATATGGCCTGTAAGAGCTTGCGCAGTCAGGAATGCGACCTAGCGCTAGCTGGGGGAGTTAACGTGATCCTGTCTCCAGAACTGACGGTCACCTTTGCTGAAGCTGGAATGATAGCCACCGACGGACGGTGTAAAACCTTTGATGCTCGCGCTGATGGGTATGTGCGCTCCGAGGGCTGCGGTGTGGTTGTCCTCAAGCGCCTAGCCGATGCGCTGGTCGATGGAGACACCATCCTGGCTGTCGTACGCGGTTCGGCGATTAACCAAGACGGGCGCAGCAACGGCCTTACAGCCCCTAACGGACTCGCTCAAGAGGCCGTGTTGCGTCAGGCCCTGGCCGCAGCTGGGGTCGCTCCGCAGGCCATCAGCTATATCGAAGCCCACGGCACCGGCACTCCCTTGGGAGATCCCATCGAACTTGAAGCCCTCAAAGCCGTGCTCACGGTAAATCGTCCCCTGACGAACCCCTGTCTGGTCGCTTCGGTCAAGACCAACCTCGGGCACCTGGAGGCCGCCGCTGGGATCGCCGGGTTGATCAAGAGCGTACTCGCCCTGTGGCACCGTGAAATCCCCCCCCACCTCCACCTCAGTACCCTCAATCCCCATGTCAACCTTGAAGGTATCCCCCTCACCATCCCGACGCAGAGCCAGCCCTGGCCCGAGTGGGCCGAACGCCGTCTAGCTGGAGTCAGTTCCTTTGGTTTTGGCGGCACCAATGCCCATGTCGTCCTGGAAGAAGCCCCGCTCCGGCCATCTGCCGTGAACTTGGTCGAACGTCCCAGCCATGTGCTCACCCTCTCAGCCAAGAGCGAGATCGCCCTAAATCGGCTGATCCAGTCATATACGATCTATTTGGATAGCGCTGCGGGGGTTTCCCTGGCGGACTTATGCTACACCGCCAACACTGGGCGCTCCCTCTTCGCGCACCGGCTCGCTGTCCGCGCAACCTCCCAGGAACAACTCCACACCAATCTAGTAGCACTCCAGTCTGGTACAGAAGTAGATGGAGGGGTGCGGTGTTCGAGTCTAGGTCGGAGGCGGCCCCCCAAAGTAGCCTTCCTGTTTACGGGTCAGGGTTCTCAATATCCCCAAATGGGCCGCGCCCTTTACGAAACGCAGCCCATTTTTCGTCAGACCCTTGACCAGTGCGCCAAGCTACTGGAGCCGTATCTGGAACACCCCTTGCTGTCGGTCCTTTTTGACCAGGACGGGAGCGGGCTGGTACACCAGACTCGCTATACCCAACCGGCCCTCTTCGCTATAGAGTATGCCCTAGCCCAGCTCTGGATCACTTGGGGGATCAACCCTTCCCTTGTCACCGGTCACAGTATCGGCGAATATGTGGCCGCTTGTATCGCGGGGGCCATGGACCTAGAGGACGGCTTAAAATTGGCAGCCCTGCGCGGACGTCTGTTGCAGACGCTGCCTGCCGGGGGTGGGATGGCTGTGATCTTTGCTGAGGCCGACCGGATCGCCCCATATCTGGTGCCCTATCAGGACTATCTGACCATCGCGGCTTTTAATAGCCCCAACCACACGGTTCTTGCCGGGACTCAGAAGGCGCTGGATGCGCTCCTCGCGCAGGTGCAAGCTGAAGGGCTCCAGACGCGGGTGCTGCGGGTTTCCCACGCCTTTCACTCACCCTTGGTTGAGCCTGTACTCGACGAGTTTACAGCTATCGCCCAAGCGATTACCTTTGCGCCTTTGCGCCTACCTTTAGTCTCCAACTGCACCGGAGCGCTTGTGGCACCGGGAACAGTCTTGGACAGCGCCTACTGGCGTAAACACCTGCGCGAGCCGGTGCGTTTTTCCGCAGGGGTCGAGGCTTTGGTCGCTGAGGGTGTAGACCTGTGTCTGGAAGTCGGCCCCCATCCGCAACTGATCGGGATGGGTGCAGCGGTAGTCCCCGATTGGGCGGGCACATGGCTATTTTCTCTACACCGCGAGCGCGACTCTTGGGTGTGTCTGCTGGAGAGCCTTCAGCAGCTCTATAGGCTTGGGGCTCCCGTGGACTGGAGTGGATTTGAGAAGGGCTATGACCGCAGGCGTCACCCACTCCCTACGTACCCCTTTGAGCCTACGGCGCACTGGTTGACCGTAAGCGCAGGGCTCCAAGCAGCACAGCCCCCGATACCCGTTGCTCCTATCCCTGTAGCGCCAGCCACAGACCCCAGCCCCTGGGTCTATGACCTCATCGCGCGGATCTGTCGGGTCAGCCGCGCGACAGTCCAGCCGGGACAGCGCCTCCATGAGGATCTGGGCTTTGACTCGCTGATGTACATGGAAGTCAAGACCGCTCTTACCACTGCCTACCCAGCAGCCAGAAACCCGCCCTTGTCCTTATTTTTTCAAGGGGCCACCGTGCAGCAGTTGGTGGACTGGCTGGTGGAGCACGCAGGGGTTGCCGGCCCAGTCCAGGCTGAGCCTTTTGACTTGACCATAGCCCAGGAGTGTCTACATCTCTGGGCTGGGCAGTTTGAGCCCGGTCAGATCGGGCGCATTGAGCGGCGTTGGGTCCACAAGGATTTCGATGAAAATGTGCTCCTTACGCGTCTCGAACGCCTGCGCAAGGATGTCTTTGCTGGGGAGGTGGTCCAGGACCCCGCCCACAGTTTTTTTTATGAGCACCCTAAAGACCATGTCCCCGGTCTCTATCTGATCGAGGCCGCCCGCCAATTTGCAACAGTGCTCTGCCATCGCTATTACGATACCCCCCTGGGGCGGGCCTTTATTCTCGACGAGCTTCAGACCCGGTTTTATCGCTTTGCTGAAGTCCGGCAACCACTCTTTATCGTCGGGTGTGTCCACGACAAGGTCTATGTCGGGGCTGAACTGGTCCAGATGTACAAAGAGGGCTGGTTTATCCAACAGGGGCAGGTCGTCGCTGAGGTCAAGGGCCTATTCAAAATCTTTGACCCGCAGCACTACGACCGTCTCCGTGGCCCTCACCCCATTGCCCAATCCATCCACTAG